The region atactcattccttatcttatccattcttgtcacaccacacatccatcttaatATTCTCATTTCAgctacatgcaatctcttttcaagctactttgcatagtaagtaaacactttattgtacgaaaagGAAGGAATATTGGTTACATCAGGCAAAACATAAATgtgtagtacaaaggcgaacttatccctgagAGGGATCCGTTGCAGAGATATAAGCCACAGCGCCATAACACTTCTTGTTACATCGGTTACATCTGGTTTTTGATCTGACCCATTCTGGTTTTTCAAGACGTCTCACGTACAAAAAcaaacattgttaaaaattgtgggatgtacggaaccctggaaatgcgagttcgactcgcacttgaccagttttattttttctttaattatattttgaattgtAAAGTGCTTTAGTTTATAACTGTCATGCTGTATAACTTTttggtaataataaataataataattctacatgacattaaagctctccaaagggcctctacgtattggatctatatccccacgcaagcctatcaaaaggccgggatttataggcccgtgaaatcaaAGGAGacacaaataattataattaatattattatttggaaACATTAAAATGCGAAGCATGCAAAAAGTATTAGAAGTGTCACATGTTACAAGTTGTAACTTACAACTTAGTTAGCTCTTTAAAGTTTGCAATTTACTtttgataatataaataatatgaatGTCGCACCAgaacaataaatttaatttattaggtAGTTATAGTTTggtatgtacatacatagtaGTAAAGGTAGCTTCAAAATAGTTTCTGTTCGCTAAGAAGTACAATCGCTAACTCGTACAATTTCTGGAACTAAGTACTTGAAACTTGTACGAGTAGACTTGCCTAATAGGGCCAAGTTTAAGTGAAGCAGATCTGGAAGTAGATAGCAGTTTTAGATACTACTTAGTCACTAGTCAAAAAGTTTAGTGCCAAAAAATAGTAAGTATACATAGATAGGTACTCGTACTTACATACTTAGTCGGACCTAATATTTCATTACCATTAGGTACAGTTAATTAACAAAGCCATATTTAATAGCTACCTCCctacttacatacatatacatattatataatctACCTACCATTACCTAATTTAGTCAGTAGtacgtaggtatacctacaacTCTTCAATTTTGAACACATGAAAAGGAGAGGATTTTAATCAACAACATTCTATTGTTCGTTTGCGTGTTGTTTTAGTCGTTACCgctataaaaaaacaatttaatctTTTCTGCTAAAAGTCAAATTCCATTAGTATTCGTAGTCCGATATACTATATATAAACAGAGATAGATGGGCAACATCTATTCCACCGCCTCCCTCTCGTTAACATCTCCCCGGGTTCGATGTGGCCAATTAAAGCCATAACTCGATCCCAGCTTTATTGGGTTGCTACGTCATATTGCAACAATCCCGCGAGGTTTGACACCATTAAAGAAATCAATCCAGATTGGTatctgcaaacttttcttggtctaactctatggttagggttagaccaagaaaagtctgcagcgattttgatagcccacggtatatttatacgtcataatttcaataacacttgaactgcgtgggctatcaaaatctctgcagacttttcttggtctaactctaccataCGTGCACATTTATAGGTAAATGATTACAGAGTAGGTACAAATCGATGGATTGGTAGGGGCGGGACAATTACCTATGTGGGTATAAGTAATTATATGAATTACACGACCTGATTTATTAGAAatctttttaatttgtatataataCATGCAATGCGTCCTATATCAGTTAGCAGGAGCTGATGTCAGGAAGAGGCTTGCCGTCGCAATGGTTTCGCCAGCCGTACCAGGCTCGGAATCCGTGGCGTTTGAAAATCTTCTTCGCGCACGTTGAGGCTTTCGTGATGTCGTCCGTCATAACGTCTGCAATAAGGTGTTCATTTTTAATTATCGATTTTATTAATCTAATTTTAATACTATTTTAAGCAAGTCTGATGCTTTCGCTGGGCAAAACCTTGTGAACTTTGCTACTAAACTTCTAGTCTAGAGGCACATTATTAAAAACACAGAATCAATATACGgtatgtaacaaaaatagtggggatcccTTTAATTAAGGTATCGCTTCGGTATTGTGTTCTGGATTAAGTAGGAAAacgtagaaaaaaaaatgttgtcggaaacgtagaaaaaaaaagtttttatggaGCAGGTCGTTTAATTCGGACAACCCTCTATATATACAAAGTGCAAATAACTTCGagtccaatttttttttctactttttcaTAAGAACACGATAAACGGATGCCCACTTTTTTTCTTACATTCTGTATATTCGACTCAATTATCCTCATAAGCCCTTACCAGCACACGTGACGTGGCAGTCCTTGCCAGGAGTGGAGGTGTTGCTGCACCAGTACTTGTCGTTGATCTGGAACAGCCCGTAGTCGCGGGAGCCGTTCTTGTTCACCGTGCCCTTGGCGTCGGTGCGCCCGTGGCTTTCGTTTTCCACCAAGCACACCCCTGGAACACGCCAAAACTAATATAACATACCTACTActgcataggtaggtactaatgaCGCAGTTCATGGTCCGATTCCGATGATAATTATAATACTGCTGTATGATTTCGGAGAAccgaaatttgtaaaataaaatttttatttacttacaactAAGTAGGTATTGTAATAAGATCGAGATCCACACGAGTCTAAACTCAAACACTTACATggttttattgcaaaatttaatcAAATATCAGCTTGATTGACCGCTTACCTACGTAAGTTAAAGTCAGTTTTGTAACAATCTAAAAGTCGTGCcgtatttttatttaggtaggtaattgtggatatttaattgtaattattaaataaatgtgtTACTTGCCAAAATAATAAAGGAACTTTTAAAACCTTACAATCTCTCAACTTGTTCTCAGAGAAACCCTGGGCCCGTAGCTCTCTAACCAGCGGGCACCTCTTCAGCTCCCTAGCTTGGCACTCCTGGCAGACCACCACCATCAGAGCGAACACAACAAACTTATACATTGTGTATGAAAATAGTACCTACAACGCAAACTGCTAGTACTCGTAGTTACCGCGGTTGATCACAGTATGCTTCGGGAGCGAAGCTAGCGAGTTTATATACGCGCTGAAAAGACGGTTATGGAATAGGGGAATCCTGTCGGTAGTGTCCCTTATCAAGCAACACACGATATACCGGTGTGCTCCAAACATACATAGAAACCcgttacaaaataataaaatataagtttgcGTGACAAATGTTTTGTTTGGTTCACTTACAGATAAAGACGATGTAAGCTACCTTTAGATGTTTTCATAGTATAGTCTGGGTGTAAGTAGTTGGTATAACATTTCCCTGAGGGCTAGATAAAATGTGAAAATCGCGATGGTGATGGCCTAAATTCAATTTAGATTTCAGATTATCGGCTGAGCAAACTTCAGCACTAGAATAGTAGAATGCtatttaataattgttttttaccttatacaacaaaaacaaaaaatatgcgCAATCAAATTTTCAGTGCCACTATTgtaacttttaaagttacaaATTATCACATGCGATTTAAGACTTAAGGCCCTACCAAGGCCGCGAATAGCGTTTCGTAAGCCACACCCGCTAGCTTCGTCCCCCCCGCTAGCACGCACACATGCAAGCGCTTCGCGGTGCACTTGAACTCCATCTAACTTCAAAACAGTTAACTACCATAACGCGTAACGCGGTCCGCCAGGAACTTAAATTCGGACAGAAAAGAAATAGATG is a window of Cydia splendana chromosome 1, ilCydSple1.2, whole genome shotgun sequence DNA encoding:
- the LOC134791972 gene encoding lysozyme-like, whose protein sequence is MYKFVVFALMVVVCQECQARELKRCPLVRELRAQGFSENKLRDWVCLVENESHGRTDAKGTVNKNGSRDYGLFQINDKYWCSNTSTPGKDCHVTCADVMTDDITKASTCAKKIFKRHGFRAWYGWRNHCDGKPLPDISSC